The DNA window AGTATTACAGGAAAATCGACCAGCTTGGCCAGATTATCTACTAGTGAATCAACATCCTCTCCTCTTAGGAAAAGATCCATAAGATGCTCATGGACATAATTTCTGAATTTAAGTATGCTTATATGCTTGTTAAGAGAAAGATCCAATATTTCAGATACAAGCTTTGAAAGATTTGCACCTTCGTCCAGTTCAATTATCGGAAACCCAAACTTTTCCGCCTGCTCCATCATAACTTGGGGGATTTCGTCAACATATCTGCTCGGCTTTATGCATATTCCCGACAAACCAAGCATTGCAAGTCTTGGTATAAGCTCCTGAGTAGCCGCTTCGTTATTGTATACAGGGTAGAGCGTAGTAATCAGAAGGCTGTTTGCATCTACATAAGGAAATATATCAGGCACTTCCATCAGTGAGGCGTTATTCACAATATTTGTCATACCGCTTTCACCAGCAACTACCCTGGCGTTTTTAAAACCATCAAGCTTCAATATGTCATTTACTGTTATTTCCATGTTTGATTTCATCCCTTTCACTGTAGTTTCAATTTATAATCACCGATAATACACTAATTCACAAGATCTCACTGATTGAAATTTAAAGTAAAACTATTATTGTTGGCAACGAGTACATTAAACAATATACTATAGTCATGAGTAAACATTAAATATATTCGGAGGGATAGATATGACTGCAAGCTTTAAAATCCGCAGAATACTTTCAATACTGACAATTATGCTCCTAATGGCAGGAGTTGCGGCATGCTCTAAAGACAATTCAACAAGGGACAAATCCAGCGTATCTTCCGATACTGAAAATGTAGCTGCTGTAAAAGTAGACACTAAAGTTGTAAAGAAAGATGAAGCATGGATTTCGATAGAAGCAAACATACCTGTTGTAACTGGAATCAATAATGAAAATGTACAAAAACTCATCAATGACATGCTTGAGGATGCAGGCATAAAATTCGTTAATAACCTCGAACAGCAGTCCAAGGAGGCACTTGAGTATGCCAAGACTGCAGGCTATGACTATATTCCGTACTATGCGGGAATAACCTTCGAGGAGAAGTTCAACAGGAACGGAATCCTGAGTCTCTACGTCGTATACGACCAATAC is part of the Peptoclostridium acidaminophilum DSM 3953 genome and encodes:
- a CDS encoding DUF3298 and DUF4163 domain-containing protein is translated as MTASFKIRRILSILTIMLLMAGVAACSKDNSTRDKSSVSSDTENVAAVKVDTKVVKKDEAWISIEANIPVVTGINNENVQKLINDMLEDAGIKFVNNLEQQSKEALEYAKTAGYDYIPYYAGITFEEKFNRNGILSLYVVYDQYTGGAHGSHDDITYNFDLATGEIIPLSELFNEDYNYAATIDKNITAQIEKMNKQYRDEAIKNGENPDDAYAPYSGFNGIANDQQYYIKGGSIVIYFPLYEIAPYAAGIPEFEIHLSEIESGIKAAYLQKLK